The uncultured Bacteroides sp. genome has a segment encoding these proteins:
- a CDS encoding glycoside hydrolase family 2 TIM barrel-domain containing protein has translation MKKKCFNIFISLLFFAVASSAQNRYELNSGWKCRSIEAVKDSGDVISESSYSLSEWKNAVVPGTVLTTMLANKEIPDPFYGMNNEQIPDIYKTGRAYYTYWFAKNFKEECPVKGNQVWLTFRGINYSCKIYLNGQLINKEPYEGMFLRKTFNITKFLSKSGDNRLAVIVFPPNPVGNPNGGQGGDGTIARNVSHQYVAGWDWIRPIRDRNTGIWDKVYIEKTGSVNLSDAHVVTLVPGKRTPEGKQAEALVKVSADIENASGKIVTGVLKYSLEGIVISKRVTIDPYKKQHIFLPDYTLKNPKLWWPAGYGAQNLYKTELTFEEQDKSISDREDIRFGVRQIETTWNETTKSSQVQVNGQKIFIKGGNWIISDAMLRFTPERYDAEIRFHRDMNLNLLRIWGGALVERPEFYDACDRYGLLVMQDFWMSGDCNGRWVDPLKSEDQWTRRKYPDNHSLFLESAADMIKMVRNHPSLAMWCGGNEITPTADVLTVLRDSILPTLDGTRKFFEYSNSDEMSFNSIGGNGDGPYSIQPLSVFWNERTYPFNSEVGSVGVGDYESLKRFMPEKNMVLPVFHPNEIPNETADSVWTYHTYTGVGYEGSIEPYGKPSDIHDFCMKAQLVNYDQYRGLIEGFSSHMWDWYTGVIIWKTQNPWTAMRGQMYDYYLDPNACLYGLRSGSEKLHAMCNLTDGMVMIVNNDFNPYRNIMLSVKWLDMKGNSRTLSQVFTFLGASSNKKIFSIKKGIETLAKENGGFLQLQLLDENKQVLSDNLYWLPDGTGKYSGLAEMKKVKLDVSVMPLQAGKVEVTLSNPAGNPVAFFNRVSVVNKKTGERILPSFYSDNYCSVVPGEQKRIIIEYPSNIQSQPVITVSGWNVDEQEISIGK, from the coding sequence ATGAAAAAGAAATGTTTTAATATTTTTATCTCTCTTTTATTCTTTGCAGTTGCTTCTTCTGCTCAGAACCGCTATGAACTAAATAGCGGTTGGAAGTGCCGGTCAATAGAAGCTGTCAAAGATTCGGGAGATGTTATCTCAGAGTCATCTTATTCTTTATCCGAATGGAAGAATGCAGTAGTACCCGGTACCGTGTTGACAACAATGTTGGCCAATAAAGAGATTCCGGACCCATTTTACGGAATGAATAACGAGCAGATTCCTGATATCTATAAAACCGGAAGAGCATACTATACCTATTGGTTTGCTAAGAACTTCAAAGAAGAATGCCCGGTTAAAGGCAATCAGGTTTGGCTCACTTTCAGAGGTATAAATTATAGTTGCAAGATTTATCTCAATGGCCAACTTATTAATAAGGAACCATACGAAGGGATGTTTCTTCGCAAAACATTTAATATTACGAAGTTCTTGTCAAAGAGCGGTGATAACCGTTTGGCTGTGATTGTTTTCCCCCCCAATCCGGTTGGAAATCCAAATGGAGGACAGGGAGGCGATGGCACAATAGCCCGCAATGTATCTCATCAGTATGTGGCAGGTTGGGACTGGATCAGACCTATCAGAGACCGAAATACCGGTATTTGGGATAAGGTATATATTGAAAAGACAGGAAGTGTAAACCTCAGTGATGCACATGTAGTGACACTGGTTCCAGGAAAACGTACTCCCGAAGGAAAACAAGCTGAAGCATTGGTCAAAGTATCGGCAGACATTGAAAATGCTTCCGGTAAAATTGTAACGGGAGTATTGAAGTATTCTCTTGAGGGAATTGTTATTTCAAAGAGAGTAACCATTGATCCTTATAAGAAACAACATATCTTTTTACCTGATTACACATTGAAGAATCCTAAATTATGGTGGCCGGCAGGTTATGGAGCACAGAACCTATATAAAACAGAATTAACCTTTGAAGAACAGGATAAGAGTATCTCTGATCGCGAAGATATTCGTTTTGGAGTACGACAGATTGAAACAACCTGGAATGAAACAACAAAAAGCAGTCAGGTACAGGTAAATGGGCAAAAGATATTTATAAAGGGGGGCAACTGGATTATCTCTGATGCGATGCTTCGTTTTACTCCTGAACGTTATGATGCTGAAATACGTTTCCATCGTGATATGAACCTGAATTTATTGCGTATCTGGGGAGGGGCTCTTGTAGAACGTCCTGAGTTTTACGATGCCTGTGATCGTTACGGTTTACTTGTTATGCAGGATTTCTGGATGTCCGGAGATTGCAATGGTAGATGGGTAGATCCGTTAAAAAGTGAAGATCAGTGGACAAGAAGAAAATATCCCGATAATCATAGCCTCTTTTTAGAATCTGCTGCCGATATGATAAAAATGGTGCGCAATCATCCTTCACTGGCAATGTGGTGCGGTGGAAATGAAATTACCCCTACTGCAGATGTTCTGACAGTTTTACGCGACTCAATTTTACCTACTTTAGATGGTACCCGTAAGTTCTTTGAATATTCCAATAGTGATGAAATGTCATTTAATTCGATTGGTGGAAATGGAGATGGACCATACTCCATTCAGCCTTTGAGTGTTTTTTGGAATGAACGTACTTATCCTTTTAACTCAGAAGTAGGCTCTGTGGGTGTAGGTGATTATGAATCTCTGAAACGCTTTATGCCCGAAAAGAACATGGTACTTCCTGTTTTCCATCCAAATGAAATACCAAATGAAACTGCTGATTCAGTATGGACCTATCACACATACACCGGAGTGGGTTATGAAGGATCTATTGAGCCTTACGGAAAACCATCAGATATCCATGATTTCTGCATGAAAGCCCAACTGGTCAATTATGATCAATACCGCGGATTAATTGAAGGCTTCAGCTCTCACATGTGGGATTGGTACACCGGTGTAATTATTTGGAAAACCCAGAATCCATGGACTGCAATGAGAGGCCAGATGTATGATTACTATCTGGATCCTAATGCTTGCTTGTATGGGCTAAGATCGGGAAGTGAAAAGTTGCATGCAATGTGTAACCTTACAGATGGTATGGTGATGATTGTCAATAATGATTTTAATCCATACAGAAACATCATGTTGTCAGTTAAATGGCTAGATATGAAAGGGAATAGTCGTACATTATCTCAGGTATTCACATTCCTTGGAGCTTCCAGCAACAAAAAAATATTCTCTATCAAAAAAGGGATCGAAACTCTTGCTAAAGAGAATGGAGGCTTCCTTCAACTTCAACTTTTGGATGAGAATAAACAGGTCTTGAGTGATAACCTTTACTGGTTGCCAGATGGAACAGGTAAGTACAGTGGATTAGCTGAAATGAAGAAAGTAAAACTAGATGTATCTGTTATGCCCTTACAGGCAGGGAAGGTAGAAGTTACACTCTCTAACCCAGCAGGTAATCCGGTTGCATTCTTTAATCGTGTATCTGTTGTTAATAAAAAAACTGGCGAAAGAATATTGCCATCGTTCTACAGTGATAATTATTGTTCAGTAGTTCCGGGTGAACAAAAGAGGATCATAATTGAATACCCAAGTAATATACAATCACAACCAGTTATTACGGTTTCAGGATGGAATGTTGATGAACAAGAAATAAGTATAGGGAAATAA
- a CDS encoding FecR domain-containing protein, whose product MVDSRENNIKELIEDDKFIQWVICPSANLDLYWNNMMESEPHKKKDILKLRRMIKKLQVNERGLSQEEKNIIWDNILSESGFKERTFYLHPWFKISIAVAVAILIIISFFAINGNTNDTTINYQSGICQIVNVDKSKDIHLILSDNRIVIVGDSSNLVYDKSGNVYVGAQKIFQNETEHKNKTSLNQLIVPNGKNLKVKFSDGTMACVNSGSHLIYPPVFKAKKREIYIDGEIYLKVTRNEKVPFYVKSDQMDVKVLGTCFNVSAYKNDDVQSVVLVIGSVSVNSKKAGTERMIKPNQMYGFQKKQNKIQVESVDVYNYICWQYGFLHFKSEKLSNVLIKLQRYYDIPIEFNTSQTDNIRVSGKLDLKEDIKNVLNVIATTAPIKYRTQNNGLKINVTP is encoded by the coding sequence ATGGTAGATAGTAGAGAAAACAATATAAAGGAGTTAATAGAAGATGATAAATTCATTCAATGGGTGATCTGTCCTTCCGCTAACCTGGATTTATATTGGAATAACATGATGGAAAGTGAACCTCATAAAAAGAAGGACATTTTAAAGCTTAGAAGGATGATCAAAAAACTTCAAGTGAATGAGCGAGGCCTTTCACAGGAAGAAAAGAATATTATTTGGGATAATATCTTGTCGGAAAGTGGATTTAAAGAACGTACTTTCTATTTGCATCCTTGGTTTAAAATCTCGATTGCGGTAGCAGTAGCTATACTGATAATTATATCATTTTTTGCCATAAATGGTAATACTAATGATACGACGATTAATTATCAGTCTGGTATCTGCCAGATTGTAAATGTAGATAAATCAAAAGATATTCACTTGATTCTTTCAGATAACCGGATTGTAATTGTTGGTGATAGTTCTAATCTTGTTTATGATAAAAGTGGAAATGTATATGTAGGTGCTCAAAAGATTTTTCAAAATGAAACAGAACATAAAAATAAGACTTCTTTGAATCAGCTGATAGTACCTAATGGAAAAAATCTGAAGGTGAAGTTTAGTGATGGAACTATGGCTTGTGTGAATTCTGGCAGTCATTTAATTTATCCTCCAGTTTTTAAAGCAAAAAAGAGAGAAATTTATATTGATGGAGAGATTTATCTAAAAGTAACAAGAAATGAAAAGGTTCCTTTCTATGTTAAATCAGATCAAATGGATGTTAAGGTTCTTGGAACTTGTTTTAATGTCTCGGCATATAAGAATGATGATGTTCAATCGGTTGTTTTGGTAATTGGTTCAGTTTCAGTAAACAGTAAGAAAGCTGGGACAGAACGTATGATTAAACCAAATCAAATGTATGGATTTCAAAAAAAACAGAACAAAATACAGGTCGAAAGTGTTGATGTTTATAATTATATATGTTGGCAATATGGTTTCTTGCATTTTAAAAGTGAAAAACTGAGTAATGTGTTAATTAAATTACAACGATATTATGATATACCAATTGAATTTAATACTTCCCAAACAGACAATATTCGTGTAAGTGGTAAGCTTGACCTCAAAGAAGATATAAAAAATGTACTTAATGTAATTGCGACTACTGCTCCAATTAAGTACAGAACCCAAAATAATGGTCTGAAAATAAATGTTACACCTTAA
- a CDS encoding glycoside hydrolase family 125 protein codes for MTTRRDFLKKGGLGLASLALGGSLDTYGKTVSGIFQKQENKYISKRPELAQRHFTSKAVEETIARIKKKIKDPKLAWIFENCYPNTLDTTVNFKMIGSTPDTFVYTGDIHAMWLRDSSAQIWPYLSLADKDSQLKLLLQGVIRRQTQCILIDPYANAFNEGPTGSEWDKDLTTMKPELHERKWEIDSLCYPIRLAYHYWKKTSDSSIFDSSWQQAMNSVLKTFKEQQRKDGVGPYKFQRVTEKQLDTLSNDGYGAPVKPVGLIVSSFRPSDDASMFGFLIPSNLFAVTSLKQVAEISRKVTMDTAFANECEALADEVMTAINKYGVIDHPECGKIYAYEVDGYGGILLMDDANAPGLLSLPYLGCVSTNDEIYQNTRKFVWSKNNPYFFKGKVAEGIGGPHVSHVGLAMIWPLSIIMKAMTSTDDAEIRVCVNTLCQTDADTGFMHESFNKDNAKDFTREWFAWVNTLFGELIVKLDEENKLHLFS; via the coding sequence ATGACAACACGCAGAGATTTTTTGAAAAAAGGAGGACTGGGACTCGCATCTTTAGCTTTAGGAGGCAGTCTGGATACCTATGGTAAAACGGTATCAGGAATATTTCAGAAACAGGAAAATAAATATATAAGTAAACGTCCGGAATTGGCTCAGAGACATTTTACCTCTAAGGCAGTTGAAGAGACTATTGCCCGTATAAAAAAGAAGATTAAAGATCCAAAACTAGCCTGGATCTTTGAAAACTGCTATCCAAATACATTAGACACCACTGTCAATTTTAAGATGATTGGCAGTACACCCGATACATTTGTCTATACAGGAGATATTCATGCTATGTGGTTGCGTGATTCATCTGCTCAGATATGGCCATATCTTTCATTAGCTGATAAAGATTCTCAACTGAAGTTGTTACTTCAGGGAGTTATACGGAGGCAGACTCAGTGCATTCTGATTGATCCGTATGCTAATGCATTTAATGAAGGACCTACCGGCAGTGAGTGGGACAAGGATTTGACCACTATGAAACCGGAACTTCATGAACGTAAATGGGAAATTGATTCTTTGTGTTATCCCATACGTCTTGCTTATCATTATTGGAAAAAAACTTCTGATTCATCAATCTTTGATTCCTCTTGGCAACAAGCTATGAATTCCGTTCTCAAAACCTTCAAAGAACAACAGCGTAAAGATGGAGTAGGTCCTTACAAGTTTCAGCGTGTAACTGAAAAACAATTGGATACCTTGTCCAATGATGGATACGGTGCTCCGGTTAAGCCAGTAGGCTTGATTGTCTCTTCTTTCCGTCCATCCGATGATGCTTCAATGTTTGGTTTTCTTATACCTTCCAACCTTTTTGCGGTAACTTCATTAAAGCAGGTGGCAGAGATATCCCGAAAGGTAACAATGGATACAGCTTTTGCAAATGAGTGTGAAGCTTTAGCGGATGAAGTAATGACTGCAATTAATAAATACGGAGTTATAGATCATCCTGAATGTGGGAAAATTTATGCTTATGAGGTAGACGGTTACGGAGGAATCCTTCTAATGGACGATGCTAATGCTCCCGGTTTATTGTCTTTGCCTTATTTGGGTTGCGTTTCTACTAACGATGAAATATATCAGAATACCCGTAAATTTGTCTGGAGCAAAAATAATCCCTACTTCTTCAAAGGAAAAGTAGCAGAGGGGATAGGAGGACCACATGTATCGCATGTAGGACTTGCAATGATCTGGCCGCTTAGTATAATAATGAAAGCAATGACTAGTACAGATGATGCAGAAATAAGAGTATGCGTAAATACCTTGTGCCAGACTGATGCAGATACTGGTTTTATGCACGAATCTTTCAATAAAGATAATGCAAAAGACTTTACCCGTGAATGGTTTGCCTGGGTAAATACTTTATTTGGTGAATTAATAGTCAAGTTGGATGAAGAGAATAAATTGCATTTATTCTCCTGA
- a CDS encoding sigma-70 family RNA polymerase sigma factor has product MSNLEKYIKNPSLLWDDFRGGNEKAFSALFNIYSDPLFRYGMKFISDEGLVKDCIQELFIKLYRNHSNLSPTDNPLLYLFKSLKNRLADVLGSRNERIMYMPNEDLPFLVDYRFDPVDDQDIDEELIATFNKAMSFLTPRQKEAIYLHYQSELTYEEIAQLLNINYQSVRNLIHRAVEKIRTEMDLTVFLFLVIKFVY; this is encoded by the coding sequence ATGAGTAATTTAGAGAAATATATAAAAAATCCGTCGCTATTATGGGATGATTTCAGAGGAGGCAACGAAAAAGCATTTTCTGCGTTATTCAATATATATTCAGATCCTCTTTTTCGTTATGGCATGAAATTCATCTCTGATGAAGGCTTGGTGAAAGATTGCATTCAGGAATTGTTTATAAAGTTGTATAGAAATCACTCTAATTTATCTCCTACAGATAATCCATTGCTTTATTTATTCAAATCTTTGAAAAATAGGTTGGCAGATGTCCTTGGAAGTCGAAATGAAAGGATTATGTATATGCCTAATGAAGATCTACCATTTTTGGTAGATTATAGATTTGATCCGGTTGATGATCAGGATATAGATGAAGAATTAATTGCAACATTTAATAAAGCAATGAGTTTTCTTACTCCCAGACAAAAAGAGGCTATCTATTTGCATTATCAATCTGAACTAACTTATGAAGAAATAGCTCAGTTACTTAATATAAATTATCAATCCGTCAGGAATCTTATTCACAGGGCTGTGGAAAAGATAAGAACAGAAATGGATTTGACTGTATTCCTCTTTCTTGTTATTAAATTCGTTTATTAA
- a CDS encoding glycoside hydrolase family 97 protein, producing MRKIVFIIFCLLIAQASVAQNLKSPDGNLILTFQLNDKGTPVYKLQYKGKTVIEESKMGFIINSPVPFNDNFTITSTKFNSSNEVWQPVLGQQKEIRDNHNEMFVTLNQTSTNRKLNIRFRLFNDGLGFRYEFPVQEYMRHFTIKEEATEFKLTGNHKAFWIPADYDTNEFPVTTSKISEITGLIDKVRKEPLSAKSPAPNLAIQTPLMLKSEDGLYINIHEAALVDFPAMALNVDDKTFGLSAHLTPDKNGNKGYIQTGNISPWRTIVVSDDARDILSSNLILNLNDPCALDDTSWIKPTKYIGVWWEYFTGGGSTWAYSNNQDIIIGKTDYSKLECNGHHGANTAHVKEYIDFAAQNGFNAVLVEGWNEGWEDNYAYVKDNIYSFTKAYPDFDVKELQRYAASKGVKIIMHHETTSSVISYERQMDDAFRFMNDNGYNAVKTGYVGPIIPRSEYHDGQWMVNHYLRVAKTAAKYKIMVDSHEAVRPTGLCRTYPNWIAQESARGTEFESFNGNNPDHTTILPFTRLMGGPMDYTPGIFQGDLSVYGSNKAKLSTTLVKQLALYVTMYSPLQMAADLPENYKRFADAFQFIKDVAVDWDNTYVLEAEPGDYITIARKAKGKNEWYVGGITDENAREANIDFSFLPAGKKYTATIYADGKDAHWIKNPQSYTIRTMTVTSRTKLKQKLAPSGGVAISIK from the coding sequence ATGAGAAAAATTGTTTTTATTATTTTTTGTTTATTAATTGCTCAAGCATCGGTTGCGCAGAATTTAAAGTCGCCTGATGGTAATCTGATTCTTACTTTCCAATTGAATGACAAAGGTACTCCTGTGTACAAACTCCAATATAAAGGCAAAACTGTTATTGAAGAAAGTAAAATGGGGTTCATTATTAACTCTCCAGTTCCATTTAATGATAACTTCACCATTACAAGTACCAAGTTTAACAGTTCAAATGAGGTTTGGCAACCAGTGCTAGGGCAGCAAAAAGAAATCAGAGACAACCATAACGAGATGTTCGTTACGCTTAATCAAACTTCTACTAATAGAAAGCTGAATATCCGTTTTCGTTTGTTTAATGATGGATTGGGCTTTAGATACGAGTTTCCGGTCCAGGAATATATGCGCCATTTTACAATAAAAGAAGAAGCCACAGAATTTAAACTTACAGGTAACCATAAAGCTTTCTGGATACCTGCAGATTATGATACAAATGAATTCCCGGTTACAACATCTAAGATATCAGAGATTACGGGACTGATAGATAAAGTTCGTAAAGAACCTCTTTCTGCAAAATCTCCTGCACCTAATCTGGCTATACAAACCCCTTTGATGTTAAAGTCGGAAGATGGATTATACATCAATATTCACGAAGCTGCATTAGTTGATTTTCCTGCGATGGCTCTTAATGTTGATGACAAGACATTTGGCCTGAGCGCACATCTTACACCCGATAAAAATGGGAATAAGGGTTATATCCAGACAGGAAATATAAGTCCGTGGAGAACAATCGTTGTTAGTGATGATGCACGTGATATTTTGTCTTCTAACCTCATTCTCAATCTGAATGATCCTTGTGCTTTAGACGATACTTCCTGGATAAAACCAACAAAGTATATTGGTGTTTGGTGGGAATACTTTACTGGAGGTGGCTCCACATGGGCTTATTCAAACAATCAGGATATAATTATCGGAAAAACAGATTATTCAAAACTTGAATGTAACGGTCATCATGGAGCAAATACCGCACATGTAAAGGAATACATAGATTTTGCCGCACAAAATGGCTTCAATGCTGTACTTGTTGAAGGATGGAATGAAGGCTGGGAAGATAATTATGCTTATGTGAAAGATAATATTTATAGTTTTACAAAAGCATATCCGGACTTTGATGTGAAAGAATTGCAACGGTATGCTGCAAGTAAAGGTGTAAAAATTATAATGCATCATGAAACAACATCTTCAGTAATTAGTTATGAACGTCAGATGGATGATGCATTCCGCTTTATGAACGATAATGGATACAATGCAGTGAAAACTGGTTATGTAGGACCAATCATTCCTCGTAGCGAATATCACGATGGACAGTGGATGGTAAATCATTATCTTCGCGTTGCTAAAACTGCAGCCAAATATAAAATAATGGTCGATTCACATGAAGCAGTAAGGCCAACAGGTCTTTGCCGTACATATCCTAACTGGATTGCACAGGAATCTGCTCGTGGAACAGAATTTGAATCATTCAACGGTAACAATCCTGATCATACCACAATATTGCCTTTTACTCGCCTTATGGGTGGCCCGATGGATTATACTCCGGGAATCTTTCAGGGAGATTTATCTGTATATGGTTCTAATAAAGCAAAGCTGAGTACAACATTGGTTAAGCAGCTTGCTTTATATGTAACAATGTACAGTCCTTTGCAAATGGCAGCAGATTTACCTGAGAACTACAAACGTTTTGCAGATGCTTTCCAGTTTATAAAAGATGTTGCAGTAGATTGGGATAATACTTACGTGCTCGAAGCAGAACCAGGAGATTATATTACTATAGCCCGAAAAGCAAAGGGAAAGAATGAATGGTATGTAGGGGGAATTACAGATGAAAATGCTCGTGAGGCTAACATCGATTTTAGCTTCCTTCCAGCAGGTAAGAAATACACAGCAACCATCTATGCTGATGGCAAGGATGCTCATTGGATCAAGAACCCTCAGAGCTATACGATCAGAACTATGACAGTAACAAGCCGCACTAAATTGAAGCAGAAATTAGCTCCGAGTGGGGGAGTTGCTATAAGCATTAAATAG
- a CDS encoding RNA polymerase sigma-70 factor, with amino-acid sequence MENVISLAGRIKKGDRAAFNELYLLYYSSLHNYGRSFLSATEAEDTIQDVFLNVWLHKENIDESLSLKAYLFRSVYNSALNVLKKKQHDQKLSDCEQEIELARYQYYDPDANEVIQSLYNNDIKVRIDAAIESLPPKCKEVFLLSYIEDMPSKDISEKLDISLSTVQNHTYNALKQLREKLRKKKNSFDVIY; translated from the coding sequence ATGGAAAATGTTATTTCATTAGCTGGAAGGATAAAAAAAGGAGATAGAGCTGCATTTAATGAACTTTATTTGTTGTATTATTCTTCTTTGCACAATTATGGGAGATCTTTCCTAAGTGCAACTGAAGCTGAAGATACGATACAGGATGTTTTTTTGAATGTCTGGCTTCATAAGGAGAATATTGATGAAAGCCTTTCGTTAAAAGCTTATCTCTTTCGCTCTGTTTATAATTCTGCATTGAATGTTCTGAAAAAGAAGCAACATGACCAGAAACTATCTGATTGTGAGCAGGAAATTGAACTTGCCAGGTATCAGTATTATGATCCCGATGCAAATGAAGTGATTCAGTCCCTTTACAATAATGATATTAAAGTTAGAATTGACGCTGCTATAGAAAGTTTACCACCTAAGTGTAAAGAAGTTTTTCTGCTAAGTTATATTGAAGATATGCCAAGTAAAGATATTAGTGAAAAACTAGATATTTCGTTAAGTACTGTCCAGAATCATACCTACAACGCATTAAAACAATTACGCGAAAAATTAAGAAAAAAGAAAAATAGCTTTGATGTAATTTATTAA
- a CDS encoding GH92 family glycosyl hydrolase: MKNNSLLKGSMRFIFVYLIIASCIQPCAGKQLKNTNCLVSLTRYVDPFIGTGLHGHVFMGANVPFGAVQVGPVNLSEGWDWCSGYNYVDSTIVGFSQTRLSGTGIGDLGDISLMPVTGKVKCSKGTLANPESGYVSLFSHKQETARPGYYSVRLKRYGINVELTATQRVSFHKYSYPKAEDAGIIINLEQGIGWDTPVETYITAENDSTVSGYRLSKGWSKDQRIYFYASFSKPFKNFTVSDTTAVKPGRSLKAQKVYGVANFRTQANEDIMVKVAISPVSIENAKANMKAELSGWNFKQTAVKADNAWNKELSKVVIKADNIARMRTFYTALYHTMIAPSLFNDTNKDYRGTDKKVYKNAPFTNYTTFSLWDTYRAAQPLFTILQPERTSDFVNTLLAIYQQQGRLPVWPLMGSETDCMVGNPGVMVVADAYLKGIKGFDKNLAYEAMKQTMMQDGRGLNYVKKYGYIPADSTVESVAMGMEYAIADWSLGQVAKKEGFKEDYLYFDKRGKAYKKYFDPQVGFARGRMGDGSWRTPFNPFTSIHRQNDYTEGNAWQYTWLVPQDVEGLISSFGGDKAFTTKLDSLFLAKGELGKDASPDISGLIGQYAHGNEPSHHITYMYAYVGQPWKTADKVRYIMNTLYTDRFDGLCGNEDVGQMSAWYVFSALGFYPLNPSNGCFVFGSPVVNSATINVGNNKTFTMTVKNNSSENKYIQRMTLNGKMYPKSYIQYKDIMNGGALVIEMGNKPSSWGVAPNERPHSEM; this comes from the coding sequence ATGAAAAATAACAGTTTGTTAAAAGGTTCTATGAGATTTATATTTGTTTACTTGATTATTGCATCATGCATTCAACCTTGTGCAGGTAAGCAATTGAAGAATACCAATTGTTTGGTGAGCCTTACTCGTTATGTTGATCCTTTTATTGGTACAGGATTGCATGGTCATGTTTTTATGGGCGCTAATGTTCCTTTCGGAGCAGTACAGGTTGGCCCTGTGAATCTTAGTGAAGGATGGGACTGGTGTTCTGGATATAATTATGTTGATTCAACAATTGTTGGATTTTCACAGACTCGTCTTAGTGGAACAGGAATTGGAGACCTGGGTGATATTTCATTGATGCCAGTCACCGGAAAGGTGAAATGCTCAAAAGGTACCCTTGCCAATCCTGAGAGTGGTTATGTTTCTCTCTTTTCTCACAAGCAAGAAACGGCTCGCCCCGGATATTATTCAGTTCGCCTGAAAAGATATGGCATAAATGTGGAACTTACAGCTACTCAGCGCGTAAGCTTTCATAAATACAGCTATCCGAAGGCTGAAGATGCTGGAATTATAATTAATCTGGAACAGGGTATTGGTTGGGATACTCCGGTGGAAACCTATATCACTGCAGAGAATGATAGCACAGTTTCCGGTTACAGATTATCAAAAGGATGGTCTAAAGACCAGCGTATTTATTTTTATGCCAGTTTCTCAAAACCATTTAAAAACTTTACTGTATCTGACACAACTGCAGTAAAGCCTGGTAGGTCATTGAAGGCTCAAAAGGTTTATGGAGTAGCAAACTTTCGTACACAGGCAAATGAAGATATAATGGTTAAAGTTGCTATTTCTCCTGTAAGTATTGAAAATGCCAAAGCCAATATGAAGGCAGAATTGTCGGGGTGGAATTTTAAACAGACTGCAGTCAAAGCAGATAACGCATGGAACAAGGAGCTAAGTAAGGTAGTTATTAAAGCAGATAACATTGCTCGGATGCGTACGTTTTATACGGCTCTTTATCATACAATGATTGCTCCTTCACTTTTTAATGACACCAATAAAGATTATCGTGGAACCGATAAGAAGGTTTATAAAAATGCTCCGTTTACTAATTATACCACTTTCTCTTTGTGGGATACTTACCGTGCTGCACAACCTTTGTTTACGATTTTACAGCCAGAAAGAACTTCTGATTTTGTAAATACGCTTCTGGCTATCTATCAGCAACAAGGCAGACTTCCTGTCTGGCCTTTAATGGGAAGTGAGACCGACTGCATGGTAGGTAATCCGGGTGTTATGGTTGTTGCTGACGCTTACTTAAAAGGAATAAAAGGCTTTGATAAGAACCTTGCTTACGAGGCAATGAAACAAACAATGATGCAAGATGGACGTGGGCTCAACTATGTTAAGAAGTATGGGTATATACCTGCAGACAGCACAGTTGAATCTGTAGCAATGGGAATGGAATATGCCATTGCCGACTGGAGTCTGGGGCAAGTTGCAAAGAAAGAGGGATTCAAAGAGGATTATCTCTATTTTGATAAACGAGGAAAGGCTTATAAAAAATATTTTGATCCTCAGGTTGGATTTGCCAGAGGACGTATGGGTGATGGCTCATGGAGAACACCGTTTAATCCGTTTACCTCAATTCACCGCCAGAACGATTATACAGAAGGAAATGCATGGCAATATACCTGGCTGGTTCCTCAGGATGTTGAAGGACTGATCAGCTCTTTTGGTGGAGATAAAGCATTTACCACTAAACTGGATTCTTTGTTTCTTGCTAAAGGCGAATTAGGAAAAGATGCTTCACCGGATATCAGTGGCTTGATAGGACAATATGCTCATGGCAATGAACCGAGCCACCATATAACTTATATGTATGCTTATGTGGGTCAGCCATGGAAAACTGCAGATAAAGTACGTTATATTATGAATACGCTGTACACAGACCGCTTCGATGGCCTTTGCGGAAACGAAGATGTAGGCCAGATGTCAGCTTGGTATGTTTTCTCTGCATTAGGATTCTATCCTTTAAATCCATCAAACGGATGCTTTGTCTTTGGTAGTCCCGTGGTGAACAGTGCCACTATTAATGTTGGTAACAATAAGACGTTTACTATGACTGTTAAGAATAACAGCAGTGAAAATAAGTATATTCAGCGCATGACATTGAACGGAAAGATGTATCCTAAATCCTATATTCAATATAAGGATATTATGAATGGTGGTGCATTAGTCATTGAAATGGGTAACAAACCCTCTTCCTGGGGTGTAGCTCCAAATGAACGTCCACATTCAGAAATGTGA